In the genome of Cydia strobilella chromosome Z, ilCydStro3.1, whole genome shotgun sequence, one region contains:
- the LOC134754426 gene encoding ras-related protein Rab-21: MSTSAGGVYNFKVVLLGEGCVGKTSLLLRYIEDKFNDKHLTTLQATFLNKKININGKRINLSIWDTAGQEKFHALGPIYYRNSNGAILVYDITDEDSFVKVKNWVKELKKMLGPDIVLLIAGNKIDLEHERTVPLEEAESYAAMVGAKHFYTSAKLNQCVEDLFLELTREMVEKFEQNSQREENRISRVLVVDDEAPAQTSCCSGSRSN; this comes from the exons ATGAGTACATCGGCGGGCGGTGTATATAACTTTAAAGTCGTGTTGTTGGGCGAGGGATGCGTCGGCAAAACGTCACTTCTGTTGCGTTACATCGAGGACAAATTCAACGACAAACATCTTACTACGCTTCAG GCTACCTTCCTtaacaagaaaataaatataaacggtAAGCGCATCAACCTCTCCATTTGGGACACGGCGGGTCAGGAGAAGTTCCATGCTCTTGGGCCAATATATTACCGAAATTCTAATGGTGCAATCTTAGTTTATGACATCACTGATGAAGATTCTTTTGTAAAG gTTAAAAATTGGGTAAAAGAGCTAAAGAAGATGCTTGGTCCGGACATTGTTTTATTGATAGCTGGCAATAAAATTGACTTGGAGCATGAGAGAACAGTGCCTCTTGAAGAAGCAGAAAG TTATGCAGCAATGGTTGGTGCTAAACACTTCTATACATCTGCAAAATTAAATCAATGTGTAGAGGATCTTTTTTTGGAGCTGACTCGTGAAATGGTCGAAAAATTTGAACAAAACTCCCAGCGGGAAGAAAACCGAATTTCTCGGGTCCTAGTGGTTGACGATGAGGCTCCTGCTCAAACTTCTTGTTGTTCTGGCTCCAGAAGCAATTAA
- the LOC134754396 gene encoding uncharacterized protein LOC134754396 codes for MKTIVVILAVAGLASADIGLGYHYSPPKIQTSYDSYGTPSYSISSGNGGFNTGYTGQNTGSVYKGQALSSTSNVYQPSAGLQNGYPSQVQTASTGYQGNVFQPGTGYQTGTGYHPGSGYQTGSGYHTENTRYQTGGNYAGPDSTGNQYQTSGSFGTSGSLQGVQGLNQYHSSNQYHANSANYEQYYRQVQQQAPQIFKHFYVHAAPEEPELPRPRQPVVLPAPQKHYKIIFIKTPAPVVGSTQFVPVQQQNEEKTIVYVLVKKPEAAEDIVVPKIEQKPPSKPEVFFIKYKGKEDSQAVINNIVNEYNSGKESINVGGAFHSSGTLDSIADVKYVPQSVLTSPSTGNGAGASVQALSGSYGSQYETSSGSVDQSVNSGTFESGSSGSRYQTQSFGSSSEGYPLSTAGYQGSTAAPIQISSGTGGYDSNSGFSSTVSSAGGQSAISSHQGIPHEFYGTPKFSNN; via the coding sequence GTAATACTTGCTGTGGCAGGGCTCGCATCAGCGGATATTGGTCTCGGCTACCATTATAGCCCGCCCAAAATACAGACATCGTATGATTCGTATGGCACACCATCCTACAGCATTTCGAGCGGCAACGGTGGCTTTAACACTGGCTACACAGGTCAAAACACGGGCTCTGTTTACAAAGGACAGGCTTTAAGTTCCACATCGAACGTGTACCAACCCTCTGCAGGTTTGCAGAATGGATACCCAAGCCAAGTTCAAACCGCTAGTACTGGATATCAAGGAAACGTCTTCCAACCAGGCACAGGTTACCAAACTGGTACCGGATATCATCCTGGAAGTGGTTACCAGACTGGCTCGGGTTACCATACCGAAAATACTAGATACCAAACTGGAGGAAATTATGCTGGGCCAGATTCTACTGGAAACCAGTATCAAACTAGTGGATCATTTGGAACCAGTGGGTCGCTCCAAGGTGTTCAGGGCCTCAATCAGTACCATTCGTCAAACCAATACCATGCTAACTCAGCGAATTACGAACAATACTATAGGCAAGTGCAACAGCAAGCACCTCAAATCTTCAAACACTTCTATGTTCACGCCGCCCCTGAAGAACCAGAGTTACCGAGACCCCGCCAGCCAGTGGTCCTGCCTGCACCTCAAAAACATTAcaagatcatcttcatcaagaCGCCAGCCCCTGTTGTCGGGTCTACACAATTTGTACCTGTGCAACAACAAAACGAAGAGAAAACGATTGTATACGTTCTAGTTAAAAAACCAGAGGCAGCTGAAGACATTGTCGTCCCGAAAATTGAACAGAAGCCACCTTCTAAACCCGAGGTATTCTTCATCAAATATAAGGGCAAAGAAGACAGCCAGGCTGTAATCAACAACATCGTTAATGAATATAACAGTGGAAAAGAGTCTATCAATGTCGGGGGTGCGTTCCACTCTAGCGGTACTCTAGATTCAATCGCAGATGTCAAATACGTACCGCAATCCGTGCTAACTTCTCCATCGACAGGCAACGGTGCTGGAGCATCAGTTCAAGCTTTAAGCGGATCATATGGATCTCAGTACGAAACCAGCAGTGGATCTGTGGATCAATCAGTAAATTCAGGAACCTTCGAGAGTGGCTCATCAGGTTCCCGCTATCAAACACAATCCTTTGGAAGTAGCTCCGAGGGCTACCCATTATCTACTGCGGGTTACCAAGGATCGACTGCAGCCCCGATCCAGATTAGTTCAGGTACCGGAGGGTACGACAGCAACAGCGGGTTCTCGTCCACGGTATCCTCTGCGGGCGGCCAGAGCGCGATTTCTTCCCACCAGGGTATTCCTCATGAATTTTATGGGACGCCGAAATTTAGCAACAATTAA